tttttaagagtgtgctgttccccatcaatctgagaaTCTTGTGTTTCTGAAAACAGCCATTCTATTTGCttaagaaccctagaagaaccatatttttaacagtgtgctgttccccatcaatctgagaaTCTTGTGTTTCTGATAACAGCCATTGtatttacttaagaaccctagaagaaccatatttttaacagtgtactgttccccatcaatctgagaaTCTTGTGTTTCTGATAACAGCCATTCtatttacttaagaaccctagaagaaccatctttttaagagtgtgctgttccccatcaatctgagaaTCTTGTGTTTCTGAAAACAGCCATTCTATTTGCttaagaaccctagaagaaccatatttttaacagtgtgctgttccccatcaatctgagaaTCTTGTGTTTCTGATAACAGCCATTCtatttacttaagaaccctagaagaaccatctttttaagagtgtgctgttccccatcaatctgagaaTCTTGTATTTCTGATAACAGCCATTCTATTTACCtaagaaccctagaagaaccatatttttaagagtgtactgttccccatcaatctgagaaTCTTGTGTTTCTGATAACAGCCATTCtatttacttaagaaccctagaagaaccatctttttaagagtgtgctgttccccatcaatctgagaaTCTTGTATTTCTGATAACAGCCATTCtatttacttaagaaccctagaagaaccatatttttaagagtgtactgttccccatcaatctgagaaTCTTGTGTTTCTGATAACAGCCATTCtatttacttaagaaccctagaagaaccatatttttaacagtgtgctgttccccatcaatctgagaaTCTTGTCTTTCTGATAACAGCCATTCtatttacttaagaaccctagAAGGAccatatttttaacagtgtactgttccccatcaatctgagaaTCTTGTCTTTCTGATAACAGCCATTCtatttacttaagaaccctagaagaaccatatttttaacagtgtactgttccccatcaatctgagaaTCTTGTCTTTCTGATAACAGCCATTCtatttacttaagaacccttgaagaaccatctttttaagagtgtactatGTTGTATTCAGTGCACTGTCAGTTTAAGAGCCTGAAAACATTAATAACTGTATAATAACTGTAATTAATTTCTTGTGATACATTCCCAGATTGCATTTCTCAGactcctctctttcttcatgTAAGCGATGCACATAGCtttatatagtgttttttaaACGGAGGTTGTTAAAGGATTTTAACTGCTTGACCCCTCAGATGGCCAGCTCAATGCGATCCTGGACGGCACTCCTGGCTCTTCTGCTGTGTGTCCTGGTGTGCCTGAGCAGCCTGGCTGAAGCTTATCCACCCAAACCTGAACCTCCGGCAGGAGACGTGGGTCCGGAGGAGATGGCCAAATACCACACGGCCCTGCGGCACTACATCAACCTCATCACACGGCAGAGGTCAGTCAATACTGCCCTTCAGCTGCACCTTCAGTTTGCATTCCGTTCATTCGCAGGGATGTGAATCTTGATTCAGTGTGATTCAGATTCTTTTGGGAATGATTCGGTTCATCATTCAATCCCAAATTTCACCACGATTCAAtttaatttgtttcattttcattggtTTAAAAGTGCACTAACTGGATGAACTATACATACAATAATATATACAATCATAATAACACACTTTATCTGACTGTGACAgtcattatattacattataataacAATGGTAAGATGCCATTGGATCATTGCTCTTATAACAATGCactaatgttttaatgttgtgaTATTCCAggttattacataattaattataaaGTTATGTTGTGAATGATATTTCAATTTTTCTGAtgggtgttttttttactttaaagaaACACATGACAATAATTTTCCATTTTCCTGAGAAATCattcatataaaattacacCATAGATTTATTATCGGCAATGATAACTAAAGATAAGCTTATCGTTTGGAATAAAACTCTTGATTTCTGATCCTGAACTTGAGCCCATTTCATCCAGACCAAACCATCACTTTCCTTTTGGTTCCTGACCAAAATATAGACTCTGTAAGTTGGGGGACAGTgggtggaagcacaagttaTGCTACCGTTCATAAGTTAAAAATTCCTTCATCATATTATTAACTGTCATTGTATGTAAGGTAATTACTTATACAATGCAGATGTAAGTATTCAGatgattataatataatttaccatttttaaaaatggaaacattGATTAAATATTGTCAATGTttcaattttcaaaaaagttaaataaaaaaagatctgTGGTCATTTGTTTGAGATTTGACCACCACTTTTGAAATGTGAGATATCGTGGATATTCATCTTATTAGACCTTCATTCTGGATATCTTTTTGGATTCTGGATCTTTTTCTGGATATTAACTTTTTTAGAACttctttctggatattaattttattacaatcTCTTTGtggatattaactttattagaacttctttctggatattaattttattacaatcTCTTTGtggatattaactttattagaacttctttctggatattaattttattacaatcTCTTTGtggatattaactttattagaacttctttctggatattcattttattacaatctgtttctggatattaactttattagagcatcattctggatattcattttattacaatATCTTTCTGGATATTAACTTTTTTAGAACTTCTTTCtggatattaactttattagaacttatttctggatattaattttattacagtCTCTTTGtggatattaactttattagacCTTctttctggatattcattttattacaatctgtttctggatattaactttattagagcttcattctggatattcattttattacaatatctttctggatattaactttattagaacttctttctggatatcaattttattacaacttaattctgaatatttatttattagagctttattctggatattatttagatttttatttgaatttctttCTGGATATTAACTTTAGTAGAACTtttttctggatattaattttattag
This portion of the Pygocentrus nattereri isolate fPygNat1 chromosome 13, fPygNat1.pri, whole genome shotgun sequence genome encodes:
- the pyyb gene encoding peptide YYb, producing the protein MASSMRSWTALLALLLCVLVCLSSLAEAYPPKPEPPAGDVGPEEMAKYHTALRHYINLITRQRYGKRSSPEVAVAELLFGDDEQDVRPRADDHLAW